From a region of the Suncus etruscus isolate mSunEtr1 chromosome 11, mSunEtr1.pri.cur, whole genome shotgun sequence genome:
- the LOC126022274 gene encoding U6 snRNA-associated Sm-like protein LSm8, with translation MTSALENYINRTVAVITSDGRMIVGTLKGLDQTINLILDESHERVFSSSQGVEQVVLGLYIVRSDNVVAIGEIDEETDSALALGNIRAEPLNSVAH, from the coding sequence ATGACTTCTGCTTTAGAGAACTATATCAATCGAACTGTTGCTGTGATCACCTCTGATGGGAGAATGATTGTGGGAACATTGAAAGGTTTGGACCAgactattaatttaattttggatgAAAGTCATGAACGAGTATTTAGTTCTTCACAAGGAGTGGAACAAGTAGTATTAGGGTTGTATATTGTAAGAAGTGACAATGTAGTTGCCATTGGAGAAATTGATGAAGAAACAGATTCAGCCCTTGCTTTGGGGAATATTCGAGCAGAACCTTTGAACTCTGTAGCACATTGA